A window of Juglans regia cultivar Chandler chromosome 7, Walnut 2.0, whole genome shotgun sequence contains these coding sequences:
- the LOC109012392 gene encoding calcium-transporting ATPase 2, plasma membrane-type-like has product MVVEKYLNENFGEVKAKHSSEEVLQKWRNLCFLVKNPKRRFRFTANLSKRYEAAAMRRTNQEKLRIAVLVSKAAFQFTLGAAGQPSVYKVPEEVKAAGFQICGDELGSLVEGHDLEKLKSHGGVIGIAEKLSTSTNNGLTTDIDTDLNRRQEIYGINKFTESEGRSFLVFVWEALQDMTLMILGLCAFVSLIVGITMEGWPKGAHDGLGIVASILLVVFVTATSDYRQSLQFKDLDKEKQKIAIQVTRNGYRQKMSIYDLLPGDIVHLAIGDQVPADGLFISGFSVLIDESSLTGESEPVMVSAENPFLLSGTKVQDGSCKMIVTTVGMRTQWGKLMATLSEGGDDETPLQVKLNGVATIIGKIGLFFAVVTFAVLVQGLLNRKWQEGSYWRWSGDEALEMLEYFAVAVTIVVVAVPEGLPLAVTLSLAFAMKKMMNDKALVRHLAACETMGSATSICSDKTGTLTTNHMTVVKSCICFNVKEVSKPNDASSLCSDLPDSALKLLLQSIFNNTGGEVVINKDGKSEILGTPTDTALLEFGLSLGGDFQAERQTSKLVKVEPFNSVKKRMGVVLELPEGGFRAHCKGASEIILAACDKVINVNGEIVPLDKSSINLLTDTINQFASEALRTLCLAYMELENGFSSDNPIPVSGYTCIGIVGIKDPVRPGVKESVAVCRSAGITVRMVTGDNINTAKAIARECGILTDGIAIEGPDFREKSQEELLELIPRIQVMARSSPLDKHTLVKHLRTSLGEVVAVTGDGTNDAPALHEADIGLAMGIAGTEVAKESADVIILDDNFSTIVTVAKWGRSVYVNIQKFVQFQLTVNVVALIVNFSSACLTGTAPLTAVQLLWVNMIMDTLGALALATEPPNDDLMKRSPVGRKGKFISNVMWRNILGQSVYQFLVIWLLQTKGEAIFRLEGPDSDLILNTLIFNTFVFCQVFNEISSREMEQINVFKGILNNYVFVVVLGSTALFQIIIVEFLGTFANTSPLTLPQWFLSIVIGFLGMPVAAAIKMIPVAV; this is encoded by the exons ATGGTGGTGGAGAAGTATTTGAACGAGAATTTTGGGGAAGTGAAGGCGAAGCACTCGTCGGAGGAGGTGCTTCAGAAATGGAGGAACCTATGTTTCCTGGTGAAGAACCCGAAGCGAAGGTTTCGGTTCACTGCCAATCTTTCCAAGCGTTATGAAGCAGCTGCTATGCGCCGTACTAATCAG GAAAAGTTAAGGATTGCTGTTTTGGTTTCCAAAGCTGCATTTCAATTTACTCTCG GAGCTGCAGGGCAGCCAAGTGTCTACAAAGTACCTGAGGAAGTTAAAGCTGCAGGTTTTCAGATTTGTGGTGATGAATTGGGATCTCTTGTTGAAGGTCATGATTTGGAGAAGCTAAAATCTCATGGTGGAGTAATTGGTATTGCAGAAAAGCTCTCCACTTCAACCAACAATGGACTGACTACTGATATTGATACTGATTTGAATCGTAGACAAGAGATCTATGGCATCAATAAATTTACTGAGAGTGAAGGACGGAGTTTCTTGGTATTTGTTTGGGAAGCCCTTCAAGACATGACTCTGATGATCCTCGGCTTGTGTGCTTTTGTGTCTTTGATTGTCGGCATAACTATGGAAGGATGGCCAAAAGGGGCTCATGATGGCCTTGGGATTGTTGCAAGCATCTTGTTGGTGGTCTTTGTCACGGCAACAAGTGATTATCGTCAATCTCTACAGTTCAAGGATTTGGACAAGGAGAAACAGAAGATTGCTATTCAGGTTACAAGAAATGGATACAGGCAGAAAATGTCGATATATGATCTACTTCCTGGGGATATTGTACATCTTGCCATTGGGGACCAAGTCCCTGCAGATGGGCTTTTTATTTCAGGATTTTCTGTGTTAATTGATGAATCAAGTTTAACTGGGGAGAGTGAGCCGGTAATGGTAAGTGCTGAAAatccttttcttctctctggTACTAAGGTTCAAGATGGATCATGCAAGATGATTGTAACTACTGTTGGGATGAGGACCCAATGGGGTAAATTGATGGCAACTCTTAGTGAAGGTGGAGATGACGAAACCCCATTGCAGGTGAAATTGAACGGAGTGGCAACCATTATAGGTAAGATAGGTCTTTTCTTTGCAGTTGTGACTTTTGCAGTTTTAGTGCAAGGATTGCTAAACCGTAAATGGCAAGAGGGAAGTTATTGGAGGTGGTCTGGAGATGAAGCATTGGAAATGTTGGAATATTTTGCCGTTGCAGTTacaattgttgttgttgctgttcCAGAGGGGCTGCCGTTAGCTGTTACATTGAGCCTTGCCTTTGCcatgaagaaaatgatgaatgaTAAAGCACTCGTGCGCCATTTGGCAGCTTGCGAGACTATGGGATCGGCAACAAGCATTTGTAGTGACAAAACTGGGACACTAACTACCAACCACATGACTGTCGTGAAATCATGCATTTGCTTTAATGTCAAGGAAGTGAGTAAACCCAATGATGCTTCTAGCTTGTGCTCTGACTTGCCAGATTCTGCTTTGAAACTTCTTCTACAATCAATATTTAACAACACGGGGGGAGAAGTCGTGATTAATAAAGATGGCAAATCTGAGATACTAGGAACACCCACTGATACTGCTTTATTGGAGTTTGGCTTGTCACTTGGTGGGGATTTTCAAGCTGAGAGACAAACATCTAAACTTGTTAAAGTCGAGCCATTCAACTCTGTGAAGAAAAGGATGGGGGTAGTGTTGGAGCTTCCTGAAGGAGGGTTTCGGGCCCACTGTAAAGGTGCTTCAGAGATAATTTTGGCTGCCTGTGACAAGGTGATCAATGTGAATGGTGAGATTGTTCCCCTAGATAAATCATCCATTAATCTTCTTACGGACACAATCAATCAATTTGCTAGTGAGGCTCTTCGAACTCTCTGTCTTGCCTATATGGAACTGGAAAATGGATTCTCTTCAGATAATCCTATCCCAGTTTCTGGCTATACTTGTATAGGAATAGTGGGAATTAAAGATCCTGTCCGTCCTGGTGTTAAGGAGTCTGTTGCGGTTTGCCGTTCAGCTGGAATTACTGTACGGATGGTTACTGGAGACAATATCAATACTGCAAAGGCTATTGCTCGGGAGTGCGGAATTCTCACGGATGGTATAGCCATTGAGGGTCCAGACTTCCGGGAGAAGAGTCAGGAGGAATTGCTAGAACTAATTCCTAGAATTCAG GTGATGGCTCGATCTTCACCACTAGACAAGCATACTCTGGTGAAGCACTTGCGTACCTCACTTGGTGAGGTCGTTGCTGTAACTGGTGATGGAACAAACGATGCCCCAGCACTTCATGAAGCAGATATTGGGCTAGCAATGGGCATTGCTGGAACTGAG GTGGCTAAAGAGAGTGCTGATGTGATAATTCTGGATGATAATTTCTCCACAATTGTGACAGTAGCCAAATGGGGACGATCAGTTTACGTAAATATCCAAAAATTTGTACAGTTTCAGCTGACTGTTAATGTGGTTGCATTGATTGTCAACTTCTCTTCAGCTTGTCTGACAG GGACTGCTCCCCTCACAGCTGTTCAGCTATTGTGGGTCAACATGATAATGGATACGCTGGGAGCACTTGCACTTGCAACTGAGCCTccaaatgatgatttaatgAAACGTTCACCAGTTGGAAGGAAAGGGAAGTTCATCAGTAATGTCATGTGGAGGAATATATTAGGGCAATCTGTGTACCAATTTTTGGTGATATGGTTGCTTCAGACAAAGGGAGAAGCAATATTCCGTCTTGAAGGCCCAGATTCTGATCTGATCCTGAACACGCTTATTTTCAACACGTTTGTCTTTTGCCAG gTTTTTAATGAGATAAGCTCCCGGGAGATGGAGCAAATAAATGTTTTCAAAGGCATACtcaataattatgtttttgtggtCGTCCTTGGTAGCACTGCTCTCTTCCAAATCATAATTGTAGAGTTCCTGGGCACATTTGCAAACACATCGCCTCTCACTTTACCCCAATGGTTCCTGAGTATTGTGATTGGATTTTTGGGCATGCCGGTTGCTGCCGCCATAAAGATGATCCCTGTTGCTGTTTGA
- the LOC109012394 gene encoding uncharacterized protein LOC109012394, protein MEKRLRTSLQSSAQDFVSSATKLSLKSVKPTIKTLIHSIHPNSDLSSSLPLSLHHSISQFIQSFRNFRRNPSPPNPNPPKSPRSPPTKRLRRSSRHSKTRVESRSHGHGSDFWNEMQKLLQGLEILAHIAVLCISHPKKAFLASDLFPVACALHDNLILFESEEGSVLLSEIASLCELWWKENFPGREALISQSLPFLLSKSLTLKRKVDVHRVYALREAFTLFDFEDGSIEDLKLLLVRCVIAPLYLKTDDGRRFVAFTFGLSNQLLKEVLAMIRSQIPFGRKSMLEAYGEILFRAWKAAEPDLKDEIENGFLQGLIEGAIHGSSGELTASIRRVLGGFISQRTTEGVEKLLFRLAEPVIFRSLQVANSNVRQNALHLLLDMFPLEDPDSTKEVKDTLLYKQFFLLERLLMDDCPDVRVVAVEGSCRILHLYWEIIPSASITKIITKIFDDTSHDICNEVRLSTLNGIIYLLDNPQSHEILRVLLPRLGHLMLDNVISVRVSVADLLLLLRDMRNFQFNKVVSLDVLLSTLVNDQPPVAQKITKLLMPSYFPSKVPVGEACTRCVTLIKRSPMAGARFCEYFVSVGASLKSLMELIRVFISLVLSPDKLNADQIEGLLVAAVYLCNSLATEPCYKNALKELLAGEKVKFLFAAASTARAQSSVLNIVSTISPNDAVGLFEECTDLVTNCSGISDNVERQAEVRSAHRLFLSCDGFDDMFDALTLCLQKAAYRCHIKFGTEAPKNCVSSAKRKKSKCFGKISAKWKNVNGKQQLNFEEDYSIAVGIAWQIRDLLISEDSRKAILGAQMLETLFFALKIISEVSIVQCMLCEYMDASPILAYTALALHMTLQNVNIHSTKLRGTKKNNSTDSLRSFQEPTVLEHAVDHVLNCVEKLLGALDSGKHGKTPLEFEQATDKAASRGLQHREPQTDGSSPSASESVKTEQKRLSITVKMLTAILKFMVDITSMGLLCHYYVQFLKFTSRYVQYIISTLRRQSHDQLQFKEEDLKNIILCLKSSFTYAAKLVNLVHRDISKTSPLPPEAFELANDLLDLISSIELYQGSGNAARIVAAAKPWLPDLILALGSGDILKKTRGEGTHFHASDRIKLRFPSWPLILAKIELSELNEVSPEKDDDQVPDTDEFPVSKKLLGMFVTLLKGNPNILDSVGVILLTGSLVGLERKDFGLVLGLLHFVCTKLFRPDDREWGDIMLASLQDIYPQIEREIEQQNDEDGRQKLRSSKELLEPVWMYNMYETGKVSMMEE, encoded by the exons ATGGAGAAGCGGCTCCGCACTTCTCTACAATCCTCAGCCCAAGACTTCGTCTCCTCCGCCACTAAACTGTCTCTCAAATCCGTAAAACCTACTATCAAAACCCTAATCCACTCCATTCATCCTAATTCagatctctcttcctctctccccctctctcttcatCACTCCATTTCTCAGTTTATCCAATCCTTCCGGAACTTTCGTCGAAACCCAAGCCCCCCAAATCCTAACCCTCCCAAGTCCCCTCGCTCCCCTCCCACCAAGCGCCTCCGGAGATCTTCGCGCCATTCCAAGACCCGGGTCGAGTCCCGTTCGCATGGCCATGGATCCGATTTCTGGAATGAGATGCAGAAGCTTCTCCAAGGCCTCGAAATTCTCGCTCATATTGCGGTTTTATGCATCTCGCACCCGAAAAAGGCGTTCTTGGCTTCCGATTTGTTTCCGGTCGCTTGCGCATTGCATGATAACTTGATACTTTTCGAATCCGAGGAGGGCTCGGTTCTTCTATCGGAAATTGCGAGTTTGTGCGAGCTGTGGTGGAAGGAGAATTTTCCGGGACGAGAGGCTTTGATTTCTCAATCTCTTCCTTTCTTGCTGTCCAAGTCACTGACTTTGAAGAGGAAAGTGGACGTGCATAGAGTGTATGCACTCCGGGAGGCATTTACCTTGTTCGATTTCGAGGACGGGAGCATCGAAGACCTGAAGCTCCTGTTGGTCCGGTGTGTGATAGCGCCGTTGTATTTGAAAACTGATGATGGGCGGCGCTTCGTGGCGTTTACGTTCGGGCTGAGCAATCAGCTATTGAAGGAAGTGCTGGCGATGATTCGGTCTCAGATCCCATTTGGGCGGAAATCTATGTTGGAGGCATACGGGGAAATATTGTTTCGGGCTTGGAAGGCCGCAGAACCCGATCTCAAGGATGAGATTGAGAATGGATTTTTGCAGGGTTTAATTGAGGGAGCTATACATGGGAGTTCAGGAGAGCTTACAGCCTCTATTAGGAGGGTTTTGGGTGGCTTTATCAGCCAGCGGACCACGGAGGGGGTTGAGAAACTTCTTTTCCGGCTCGCTGAGCCCGTGATATTTCGATCTTTACAA GTCGCAAATTCTAATGTTCGGCAAAATGCATTGCATTTGCTTCTAGACATGTTTCCTCTTGAAGATCCTGATTCCACGAAAGAGGTGAAAGATACATTACTTTACAAACAATTCTTTTTGTTGGAGAGATTACTGATGGATGATTGTCCAGATGTAAGAGTAGTTGCAGTGGAAGGTTCTTGCCGCATCCTTCACTTATATTGGGAAATTATCCCTTCAGCATCCATTACGAAGATAATTACCAAGATTTTTGATGACACGTCACATGATATATGCAATGAAGTTAGGCTTTCCACATTGAATGGTATCATATACTTGCTCGACAATCCCCAATCTCATGAAATTCTTAGAGTGCTGCTACCAAGATTGGGGCATCTGATGCTGGATAATGTCATTTCGGTACGAGTTTCTGTAGCAGATCTCCTCCTCCTTTTAAGGGACATGCGAAATTTCCAGTTTAATAAG GTGGTAAGCTTGGATGTCTTATTATCTACACTAGTGAATGATCAACCTCCTGTTGCTCAGAAAATCACAAAACTACTTATGCCATCATACTTCCCCTCAAAAGTACCTGTTGGCGAAGCATGCACTCGCTGTGTTACACTAATTAAGAGGTCTCCTATGGCTGGAGCAAGgttttgtgaatattttgtaTCAGTAGGGGCATCCCTCAAGTCTCTGATGGAACTCATTAGAGTGTTCATTAGTTTGGTTTTGTCACCTGACAAGCTAAATGCTGATCAGATTGAGGGTTTACTTGTTGCTGCTGTCTACCTTTGCAACAGCCTAGCAACAGAGCCATGTTACAAAAATGCCCTTAAGGAGCTACTTGCTGGTGAAAAAGTGAAGTTCTTGTTTGCTGCTGCATCTACTGCACGTGCTCAATCTTCTGTACTCAACATTGTTTCCACCATTTCTCCAAATGATGCTGTTGGGCTTTTCGAGGAATGTACGGACCTTGTTACTAATTGTAGTGGTATATCAGACAATGTGGAAAGGCAAGCTGAAGTGAGGTCTGCCCACAGATTGTTCCTTTCTTGTGATGGATTTGATGACATGTTTGATGCTCTAACACTATGCTTGCAGAAAGCTGCCTATCGTTGCCATATAAAATTTGGAACTGAAGCACCAAAGAACTGTGTTTCCTCTGCAAAAAGGAAGAAATCTAAGTGCTTTGGCAAAATTTCAGCCAAATGGAAAAATGTCAATGGAAAACAACAGTTGAATTTTGAGGAGGATTATTCTATTGCCGTAGGAATAGCCTGGCAAATCAGGGACTTGCTAATATCTGAGGACTCTCGGAAGGCTATATTGGGGGCTCAAATGCTTGAAACGTTATTTTTTGCTTTAAAAATCATCTCTGAAGTCAGCATTGTGCAGTGCATGCTTTGTGAATACATGGACGCATCTCCCATTTTGGCATATACAGCCCTTGCACTACATATGACTCTTCAAAATGTTAACATACATAGTACAAAACTTCGAGGTACTAAGAAGAACAATAGCACCGATTCCTTGAGATCATTTCAGGAG CCAACTGTGTTAGAACATGCAGTGGATCACGTGCTTAACTGTGTAGAGAAGCTACTTGGAGCACTTGACTCTGGAAAGCACGGCAAAACTCCCTTAGAATTTGAGCAGGCTACCGATAAGGCAGCCAGTCGTGGACTGCAACACAGAGAACCTCAAACAGATGGCTCCAGTCCAAGTGCTAGCG AATCTGTTAAAACCGAACAAAAAAGACTATCAATTACAGTGAAGATGCTCACTGCAATTCTCAAGTTCATGGTTGACATCACTTCTATGGGTCTTCTTTGTCACTATTATGTACAGTTCTTAAAGTTCACGTCAAGATATGTACAATACATCATATCCACTTTAAGGCGACAGTCTCATGACCAACTTCAGTTCAAAGaggaggatttgaaaaatataattctgTGTCTGAAGAGCTCCTTCACCTATGCGGCCAAGCTAGTTAATCTAGTCCACAGAGATATCAGCAAAACTTCGCCACTTCCTCCAGAAGCTTTTGAACTTGCTAATGATTTGCTTGATTTAATCTCCTCCATTGAACTATACCAGGGCTCTGGTAATGCAGCACGTATTGTTGCAGCTGCGAAGCCTTGGCTGCCTGATTTGATCCTGGCATTAGGATCAGGGGACATACTGAAAAAGACTCGAGGAGAAGGGACACATTTTCATGCATCCGATCGCATTAAACTTCGTTTTCCATCCTGGCCCTTGATTTTAGCAAAGATTGAGCTCAGTGAACTAAATGAAGTTAGCCCAGAAAAGGACGACGACCAAGTTCCGGATACTGATGAGTTCCCAGTGTCCAAGAAACTTCTGGGAATGTTTGTTACTTTGTTAAAAGGAAATCCTAACATACTGGATTCAGTTGGGGTGATATTGCTAACAGGCTCATTAGTTGGGCTCGAGAGGAAGGACTTCGGATTAGTATTGGGACTTTTACACTTTGTATGTACGAAGTTGTTTAGGCCGGATGATAGAGAGTGGGGTGATATTATGTTGGCCTCTCTTCAAGACATATACCctcaaatagagagagaaatagaacaACAAAATGATGAAGATGGAAGGCAGAAATTACGTAGTTCAAAGGAGTTGCTTGAACCTGTTTGGATGTACAACATGTATGAAACAGGGAAGGTTTCTATGATGGAAGAATAG
- the LOC109012395 gene encoding cyclin-D5-1-like, whose protein sequence is MGDSDTLFSPSGLLCSEGGAWLNEEEEEAENWVDQEPCFVSEDEDEYIEKLAQKESFGFGSKSRVPSSCVCSSTKSCLKCARLAAIAWIFNTRAIFGFKSHTAYIAITYFDQFLSKRVVEDGKLWAIEILYVACLTLAAKMEECKVPVLSDFKVGGYNFENRAVKSVELIILSCLEWKLGSITPFHYLRYFINKFCDESRPKGLFYRAVELILAITKETNLIDHRPSVIAAAAVLVAVDGQLSKKALELKTNVISLWGSQEKEHVFSCYNIMQNIEMGKVTTPKSVYSPNLSSMHSSSIDSTENSSSILAAGSKRSLVFTNSDQNCPPKRSR, encoded by the exons ATGGGGGACTCCGACACTTTGTTTTCTCCCTCCGGTCTCTTGTGCTCAGAAGGCGGAGCTTGGTTGaatgaggaggaagaggaggcaGAAAACTGGGTTGACCAAGAACCATGTTTTGTTTCGGAGGATGAAGATGAGTATATTGAGAAGTTGGCTCAGAAAGAgagttttggttttggatcCAAAAGCAGGGTGCCATCCTCTTGTGTTTGCTCAAGCACAAAAAGCTGTTTGAAGTGTGCTCGCCTTGCAGCGATTGCGTGGATTTTCAAT ACTCGGGCAATCTTTGGTTTCAAATCTCATACGGCTTACATAGCTATTACTTACTTTGATCAGTTTCTTTCAAAGCGAGTCGTTGAG GATGGGAAACTTTGGGCTATTGAAATACTATACGTGGCATGTTTAACTTTGGCAGCAAAGATGGAGGAGTGTAAAGTGCCGGTGCTATCGGACTTCAAGGTGGGAGGTTATAATTTCGAGAACAGAGCGGTGAAGAGTGTGGAGTTAATAATTTTGAGCTGTCTGGAATGGAAATTGGGTTCAATAACTCCTTTTCATTATCTGCGTTatttcatcaataaattttgtgatGAATCTAGACCGAAAGGGTTGTTCTATAGAGCTGTGGAACTTATTCTGGCCATCACAAAAG AGACCAATTTAATTGACCATCGGCCATCTGTTATAGCTGCAGCTGCAGTATTAGTAGCAGTTGATGGTCAATTATCTAAAAAAGCATTGGAGCTCAAGACCAATGTGATATCTTTGTGGGGGTCTCAAGAAAAG GAACATGTATTTTCCTGTTATAATATAATGCAGAACATTGAGATGGGAAAAGTTACGACACCCAAGTCTGTATATTCCCCGAATTTGTCATCAATGCATTCAAGCTCTATCGATTCCACTGAGAATTCTTCTTCCATCCTTGCTGCTGGCAGTAAGAGAAGTCTTGTATTCACAAACAGTGATCAAAATTGCCCACCAAAGAGAAGCCGCTGA